Proteins from a single region of Euleptes europaea isolate rEulEur1 chromosome 21, rEulEur1.hap1, whole genome shotgun sequence:
- the PPL gene encoding periplakin, which produces MHSLFKKRNKGKYSPTVQKKSISSKELSELIEKLQKNADQVERNIVEADTKMQNDLHKLKAGQPARFQDYTSDKLIQSDKLLYVLDGDAAVARHMKHPQGEMISEDIRQLKERVSNLRMKHDQIYNFTPQEIEPQVDWSAVIEEKQEKLQSQGFETDLPSVNGQVEEHNIFHNEVMAVGPHISKEGDKEYMSGLQMKYQKLLSASQQRQQDLNSLQDYMQRCTNKLYWLDQQAKDRMQYDWSDRNLDYPSRRRQYENFINRKLEEKEDAINKLHKDGDNLLAQNHPGKIPIEAHVEAVHADWKEYLNLLICEESHLKFMEDYHQFQKDAKDAQDLLRKVDTDLDQKYSPDFKDRFQIESLLRELEDQEKALDKYEDVVKSLQRRSQQVLPLKYRRETPLKPIPVEALCDYENEQCQIARGATYMLQKNNGDLWEVADSAGTIITAPGVCFMIPPTDPESLAVTDNISGQYQSVKQKTAGTKTLLQQRHDNMKADSIGDAVSIQGRQLLAGLEKVNSELDKQEKAITANLRPPLEQSRAVQDSAERSKELKNITNELRRIEPEKARKIKECEAFTGSVPDTGSATLLKNRAEETNNKYNHVVQLLSAAQEKVDVANRLEKSLQQGRDLLSGYENKLAIEDTIPEDVRALDRKDEELQMLGSELQSHQPLLNEAEQDLQRAKKCSSALANRFQEHCPDIERQEAELHKLNQRFGNLSKQIDHRSQTLQKAKSAYFDYRAGYDNLSRFLCNVPNYEPQETDTVANVESKLKSQRALLGEIASREQEIYRVSTDAQRYQQAVKDYELEAEKLRSILDLENGRNGFMSKRPRLQSPAAKVKEEEAHLAAKYTEVNAVNRQRLQNLEFAQSLLRQQPDVHMTQESVKTSHSERPLEEIWKLKKELDDESQRRQQLEAEIKAIQQNIVLLQNQKPQESVVRKEVVKKVPDPQLDESFHKMQQSLAEEQRHNQALQDEVEGLKLKLRVLERERKEGGQEYVVKEVLRIEPDKAQAEEILRLKEELEELRRQEGSRESETAALRRQVAALSEEKNVEQEKVTEKEVVKLQNDPQLETEYQLLQESKQRESALRQRQEEELRSLQEKLKRLEKERAMAEGKITVKEVLKVEKDLATEREVNELRRLYEEEKAKGRSNEREKAELLRKIQALEEENAKVIVQEKVREIVRPDPQAENEVANLRLQLVEQEGKLRGGEEQLKDCRSELAALRNRGPQVEVQEVIKEVIKYKNDPETEAELQQLRDEIVDRTRAIERADLEIYQLKQEIETLKGAPPQVQVKEVVQEVLQFREDPQTREEVESLRAQLAEEQRKHMDLERDRRRQEEIIQQKEEELSRVKEKVVQQEVVKLEQDPALKAEVASFSQSIEKELNQIDTLRGEMRKLQRRRSELERQLEEMEKERQARREAELEVQRLRMRLSELEEQERETTERVTVKQKVILQQDPQQEKEHALLKLELEEEKHRRQVLQAELEALRKKLQALEKMEVKEKVVVSESVQVDKGDTEYEIQKLKNNLEEENRRKMELDADINRLEAKLSEVEFNNSKSSKELDFLREENHKLHLEKKNLLLETRRLQSEIELTMTEARDLRNMSQVDSNLNLDSRFQSLERELEELKRLSQEKDGEIEQLQNRLQTVAIKREQRENHLRRSIVVIDPDTGKEMSPEEAHKFGLIEWSLYVKLKNQECDWEEITVKGPSGESSVILDRKSGRKFSIEDALKSGRLTPAQYDGYLNKEMSIQELAVLVSGQK; this is translated from the exons CATTTCCAGCAAGGAACTGTCGGAGCTGATCGAGAAGCTACAGAAAAATGCCGACCAGGTGGAGAGGAACATTGTGGAAGCAGACACCAAAATGCAAAAC GATCTACACAAACTTAAGGCCGGCCAGCCTGCCAGGTTTCAGGACTACACGTCAGACAAGCTGATACAATCCGACAAGCTCCTCTATGTCCTGGACGGAGACGCGGCTGTCGCGCGGCACATGAAACACCCGCAGGGGGAAATGATCTCGGAGGA CATCCGGCAGCTGAAGGAGAGGGTGTCCAACCTGCGCATGAAACACGACCAGATCTACAACTTCACCCCGCAGGAGATCGAACCGCAGGTCGACTGGTCCGCTGTGATCGAGGAGAAGCAG GAGAAACTGCAGAGCCAGGGCTTTGAGACCGACTTGCCGTCTGTCAACGGGCAGGTGGAAGAGCACAACATCTTCCACAACGAGGTGATGGCTGTTGGACCGCACATCAGCAAGGAGGGAGACAAG GAATACATGAGCGGGCTGCAGATGAAATATCAGAAATTACTG TCAGCATCTCAGCAGAGGCAACAGGATTTGAATTCGCTGCAGGATTACATGCAGCGCTGCACCAACAAGCTCTACTGGCTCGACCAGCAGGCGAAGGACCGGATGCAGTACGACTGGAGCGATCGCAACCTCGACTACCCCAGCCGGCGCCGTCAGTACGAG AATTTCATCAATCGGAAGTTAGAAGAGAAAGAAGATGCCATCAATAAGCTTCACAAAGACGGGGATAATCTGCTGGCTCAAAACCACCCTGGGAAGATCCCCATTGAG GCTCACGTGGAGGCGGTCCACGCCGACTGGAAGGAGTATCTCAACCTGCTCATCTGTGAGGAGAGCCACCTCAAGTTTATGGAGGACTACCATCAG TTTCAGAAAGATGCGAAAGATGCCCAGGACCTGCTCAGGAAAGTGGACACAGACCTGGACCAGAAGTACAGCCCAGATTTCAAGGACAGATTCCAAATCGAATCTTTGCTACGGGAACTGGAG GACCAAGAGAAGGCCTTGGATAAGTACGAAGATGTGGTGAAGTCCCTGCAGAGACGCAGCCAGCAGGTGCTCCCGCTGAAGTATCGCCGGGAGACGCCCCTCAAGCCCATTCCGGTGGAAGCTCTCTGCGACTACGAAAACGAGCAG TGCCAGATCGCTCGCGGAGCCACCTACATGCTGCAGAAGAACAACGGTGACCTCTGGGAGGTGGCGGACAGCGCAGGAACCATCATCACCGCCCCCGGCGTCTGCTTTATGATCCCCCCTACAGATCCGGAATCGCTGGCCGTCACCGACAA CATCTCCGGACAGTATCAGAGCGTGAAGCAGAAGACGGCCGGCACCAAGACCCTTCTGCAGCAGCGGCACGACAACATGAAGGCGGACAGCATCGGAG ACGCAGTGTCCATACAGGGGCGGCAGCTGCTGGCGGGGCTGGAGAAAGTGAACAGCGAGTTAGACAAACAGGAGAAGGCCATCACGGCAAACCTGCGTCCTCCGCTGGAGCAGAGCCGGGCCGTGCAAGACAGCGCCGAGCGTTCCAAGGAGCTGAAG AACATCACCAATGAGCTCCGGCGCATCGAGCCCGAGAAAGCGCGCAAGATCAAGGAGTGCGAAGCCTTCACCGGTTCGGTCCCTGACACGGGCAGCGCCACCTTGCTCAAGAACCGGGCGGAGGAGACCAACAACAAGTACAACCACGTGGTCCAGCTGCTGAGCGCCGCTCAGGAAAA AGTTGACGTGGCCAATCGCCTTGAGAAGAGCCTGCAACAGGGGAGAGACCTGCTTTCCGGCTATGAGAACAAGCTGGCAATCGAGGATACCATCCCGGAAGACGTCCGGGCCCTGGACCGCAAAGACGAGGAGCTGCAG atgctgGGCTCGGAGCTGCAGTCCCACCAGCCCTTGCTGAACGAGGCGGAGCAAGACTTGCAGAGGGCCAAGAAGTGCTCCAGCGCCCTGGCCAACCGGTTCCAGGAGCACTGCCCGGACATCGAGCGCCAGGAGGCCGAGCTTCACAAGCTCAACCAGAGGTTCGGCAACCTCAGCAAGCAGATCGACCACAG GTCTCAGACCCTCCAGAAAGCCAAATCAGCCTATTTCGACTACCGCGCCGGCTACGACAACCTGAGCCGTTTCCTTTGCAACGTGCCCAACTATGAGCCGCAAGAAACCGACACCGTGGCCAATGTGGAAAGCAAGCTGAAGAGCCAAAGG GCCCTGCTGGGAGAAATTGCAAGCCGAGAGCAAGAAATCTATCGGGTCTCCACGGACGCTCAGCGCTACCAGCAGGCAGTGAAG gacTACGAGCTCGAAGCGGAGAAACTGAGATCCATCCTGGACCTGGAAAACGGCCGCAACGGGTTCATGAGCAAGAGACCCAGGCTCCAGTCTCCTGCTGCAAAAGTGAAAGAGGAG GAAGCTCACCTGGCTGCCAAGTATACGGAAGTGAATGCTGTCAACAGACAGAGGTTACAAAACTTGGAGTTTGCCCAGAGCCTCCTGAGACAG CAGCCAGATGTCCACATGACGCAGGAGTCGGTCAAGACCAGCCACTCTGAGAGGCCACTGGAGGAAATCTGGAAGCTGAAGAAGGAGCTGGATGACGAGagccagcggcggcagcagctagAGGCGGAGATCAAGGCCATCCAGCAGAACATCGTCCTGCTGCAGAACCAGAAGCCGCAGGAGTCGGTAGTCAGGAAGGAGGTGGTGAAAAAGGTGCCCGACCCGCAGCTGGACGAGAGCTTCCACAAGATGCAGCAGAGCCTGGCCGAGGAGCAGCGGCACAACCAGGCACTGCAGGACGAGGTGGAGGGCTTGAAGCTCAAGCTGCGGGTCCTGGAGCGCGAGAGGAAAGAAGGCGGGCAGGAGTACGTGGTCAAAGAGGTCCTGAGGATCGAGCCCGACAAGGCACAGGCGGAGGAGATCCTGAGGCTGAAGGAGGAGCTGGAGGAGCTCAGGCGGCAGGAAGGGTCCCGGGAGAGCGAGACAGCCGCCCTGCGCAGGCAGGTGGCCGCTCTGTCCGAGGAGAAGAATGTGGAGCAGGAGAAGGTGACTGAGAAGGAAGTAGTGAAGCTGCAGAACGATCCCCAGCTGGAGACGGAGTACCAGCTGCTGCAGGAGAGCAAGCAGAGGGAGAGCGCCCTGAGGCAGCGCCAGGAGGAAGAGCTCCGCTCCCTGCAGGAGAAGCTGAAGCGGCTGGAGAAGGAGCGGGCCATGGCTGAGGGCAAGATCACCGTCAAGGAGGTGCTCAAGgtggagaaggacctggcaacggAGAGGGAGGTGAACGAGCTGCGGCGCCTATACGAGGAGGAGAAGGCCAAGGGGCGCTCCAACGAGCGGGAGAAGGCTGAGCTGCTCCGCAAGATCCAGGCCTTGGAAGAGGAGAATGCCAAGGTGATCGTCCAGGAGAAGGTGCGGGAGATCGTGCGGCCGGACCCCCAGGCGGAGAACGAGGTGGCCAACCTCCGCCTGCAGCTGGTGGAACAGGAGGGGAAGCTCCGAGGCGGGGAGGAGCAGCTGAAGGACTGCCGGAGCGAGCTGGCTGCCCTGCGGAACCGGGGGCCCCAGGTGGAAGTGCAGGAGGTCATCAAGGAAGTCATCAAGTACAAGAACGACCCAGAGACCGAGGCGGAGCTGCAGCAGCTCCGGGACGAGATCGTGGACCGGACCAGGGCCATTGAGCGGGCGGACCTGGAGATCTACCAGCTGAAGCAGGAGATCGAGACGCTAAAGGGCGCCCCGCCTCAGGTCCAGGTGAAGGAAGTAGTCCAGGAGGTGCTGCAGTTCCGGGAAGACCCACAGACGCGAGAAGAGGTGGAGTCGCTGAGGGCCCAGCTGGCCGAAGAGCAGCGGAAGCACATGGACCTGGAGCGGGACCGGAGGCGGCAGGAGGAGATCATCCAGCAGAAGGAGGAAGAACTTTCCCGTGTGAAGGAGAAGGTGGTGCAGCAGGAGGTGGTGAAGCTGGAGCAGGACCCCGCCCTGAAGGCCGAGgtcgcctccttctcccagagcATCGAGAAGGAGCTGAACCAGATCGACACGCTCCGCGGAGAGATGCGCAAGCTGCAGCGGAGGAGGTCGGAGCTGGAGCGGCAGCTGGAGGAGATGGAGAAGGAGCGGCAGGCCCGCCGAGAGGCTGAGCTGGAAGTGCAGCGGCTGAGGATGCGGCTGAGCGAGCTGGAGGAGCAGGAGCGGGAGACGACGGAGCGGGTCACCGTGAAGCAGAAGGTGATCCTCCAGCAAGACCCGCAGCAGGAAAAGGAGCACGCCCTACTCAAgctggagctggaggaggagaagcacCGGCGGCAGGTGCTGCAGGCGGAGCTGGAGGCCCTGCGGAAGAAGCTGCAGgccctggagaagatggaagTCAAAGAGAAGGTGGTCGTCTCCGAGAGCGTCCAGGTGGACAAAGGGGACACCGAGTACGAGATCCAGAAGCTGAAGAATAACCTGGAGGAGGAGAACCGGCGGAAGATGGAGCTTGACGCAGACATCAACAGGTTGGAGGCCAAGTTGTCCGAAGTGGAGTTCAACAACTCCAAGTCTTCCAAAGAGTTGGACTTTTTGAGGGAAGAAAACCACAAGCTGCACTTGGAGAAGAAGAACCTCTTGCTGGAGACGAGGAGGCTGCAGTCGGAGATCGAGCTCACCATGACGGAAGCCCGAGATCTGCGGAACATGTCGCAGGTGGACAGCAACCTGAACCTGGACTCCCGCTTCCAGTCTTTAGAACGAGAATTGGAAGAACTGAAGAGGCTGTCTCAAGAGAAGGACGGGGAGATCGAGCAGCTCCAAAACCGCCTCCAGACCGTGGCCATCAAGCGGGAGCAGCGGGAGAACCACCTGAGGCGTTCCATCGTGGTCATAGACCCAGACACCGGCAAAGAGATGTCCcccgaggaagcccacaagttcGGCCTGATCGAGTGGAGCCTGTACGTCAAGCTGAAGAACCAGGAGTGCGACTGGGAAGAGATCACCGTCAAAGGGCCCAGCGGCGAGTCTTCCGTCATCCTCGACAGGAAGTCGGGGAGGAAGTTCTCCATCGAAGACGCCTTGAAGAGCGGAAGGCTGACCCCTGCTCAGTACGACGGTTACCTGAACAAGGAGATGTCCATCCAGGAGTTGGCCGTTTTGGTGTCTGGACAGAAATAG